Below is a window of Sylvia atricapilla isolate bSylAtr1 chromosome 2, bSylAtr1.pri, whole genome shotgun sequence DNA.
CTTTCAGAGCGCCTCTAGACTGCCACCTGGGTGCCTCTGGGGTGTCCCCGTGGTGCCTCTGGGGCGCACCTGGGGTCCAAACGCAGCGCCggtgccctgctgcccacagagctGGACGTGGCGGTGCGCGTGGTGCTGTACGTGCTGATCTTCGTGCTGAGTGTCGGGGGCAATGCGctggtggtggctgtgctggcactgaaCCGGCGACTGCGCACCGTCACCAACTgcttcctgctgtccctggcactgAGTGACCTGCTCCTGGCATTGTGCTGCATGCCCTTCACCCTGCTGCCCAGCCTCATGGGCGCCTTCATCTTCGGCGACGTCGTCTGCAAGCTCGTCGCCTACCTCATGGGTAGGGTGGGGCTCAGTGGGGGTTTGTCCCCACCTCATGGGTAGGGTGGGGCACAGAGGGGGTTTGTCCTTACCTTGTTAGTCCatgtgggcacagggagggggCCCGTCCCTGCCCCGTGGATATGTGGGGGTTTGTCACTGTCTCATGGGTACATGGTACATATATACCCCCTGCCTCGTGGGTACACGGACTGcagtgggggctgcaggaggagatgggGGCCTACAGTGTCACGCCATGCCCACTGACACCCGCCGCTACCCGCAGGGGTCTCGGTGGCCGTGTCCACCTTCAGCCTGGTGGCCATCGCCATCGAGCGCTACAGTGCCATCTGCAACCCGCTGCAGTCGCGGGCCTGGCAGACGCGGTCCCACGCGTGCCGCGTCATCGCGGGCACCTGGGCGCTGGCGGCGCTGCTGATGCTGCCCTACGCCGTGTACAGCACCACGCggcccgccgcgccccgcccgccgcccgcgcaGTGCACGCACCACTGGCCCAGCGAGCGCGTCCGGCAGCTCTGGTGAGTCCTGGGGACGGAGGGGCCACGCGGGGCGGAGGGGACGCCGAGTGACGGGGCCCACCTGTCCCAGGTACGTCCTGCTGCTCCTCGTCCTCTTCTTCATCCCAGGCGTGGTGATGACGGTGGCGTACGGGCTCATCTCCCGCGAGCTCTACCGCGGCATCCGCTTCGAGCTGGACGTCAAGAGGGAGGTGGCAGGTGAGGGGATGGGGCGGGGGTGAAGCTTGGCGTGACACCTGcgtgggcagtgcccagcccaggaggagaggcagggctgagccctcactcctgctccccacagTGGTATGTTCCTCAGGGATACCCGGCTTTCCTGGGGACCTCCTTGTAGCCTTGGGGTGCAGCATGTCCCCATGGTGCCACGGCCATTTCCGTGTCCCCTgcaccccatcccatcctccTGGAGGAGGCTCCCACGGTGTTGGAGTGCAGCGTGTCCCTACAGGTGCCACGGCCGTGACCATGCCTCCTCACTCCACAGCCCAGCGTGGAATTGGGGGGGACCCAGCGCCCGCCTGCGATGAAGGTGACGGGTGCTACCTGCAGCTGTCACGTCCGGGTGCAGCACTGGAGCTGCGGGCGCTGGGGGCGGCCGTGCAGCAGGACCGGGCGCGCATCAACAGCTCGGGGGCCCAGCTGGCGGCCAAGCGGCGCGTGATCCGCATGCTGGTGGTCATCGTGGCCATGTTCttcctctgctggctgcccaTCTTCGCCGCCAACACCTGGCGTGCCTTCACCCCGCGGGCAGCCCAGCGGGCGCTCTCGGGGACCCCCATCGCCTTCATCCACCTGCTCTCCTACACCTCGGCCTGCGCCAACCCCCTCATCTACTGCTTCATGAACCGCCGCTTCCGCAAGGCCTTTGGGGCCACCTGCGCGGGCTGGGGCTGCCGCCGCACCTGCCCCCGCCGCCTGCCCGAGGACGAGCCCCCCATGGCCAGTGCCTCGCTCTCCAAGTTCAGCTACACCACCGTCAGCAGCCTGGGACCCCCCTGAGCCGGCAGCCCCGAGCTGGAACTCCCCCGAGCCCTCCAACATTGGTGCCTGGGGCCCACGTGAGCAGGACCCTCATGGCCGACACCCTTCTCTCCAAGTTCAGCTACACCATCCTCAGCAGCCTGGGACCCCTGAGCTAGACCCCCTTAGGCCCCCTAACACCAGTGCCTGGGCCGCCCCCCGAGCTGGAGACCCCCAGCAGGACCCCCCCCGAGCATGAACCTCTGCCCTGCCAACACCCCCCGTGCCCCTCTCCCGTGCACCCACAGCCTCCCGCCGTCCCGGGGCAGCCTTGCCCACCATCTCCCGCCAGTCCCAGCgccccccagccccggctgGGTGCGGGCGGGAGGACCCTCGGGGCTGGGCAGGTCGGAGGC
It encodes the following:
- the CCKBR gene encoding gastrin/cholecystokinin type B receptor, which produces MDPRPLSESLQEMLCRSGNGTGNGPGTGNGTNGSVCDLLRRGLRGPPAPRELDVAVRVVLYVLIFVLSVGGNALVVAVLALNRRLRTVTNCFLLSLALSDLLLALCCMPFTLLPSLMGAFIFGDVVCKLVAYLMGVSVAVSTFSLVAIAIERYSAICNPLQSRAWQTRSHACRVIAGTWALAALLMLPYAVYSTTRPAAPRPPPAQCTHHWPSERVRQLWYVLLLLVLFFIPGVVMTVAYGLISRELYRGIRFELDVKREVAAQRGIGGDPAPACDEGDGCYLQLSRPGAALELRALGAAVQQDRARINSSGAQLAAKRRVIRMLVVIVAMFFLCWLPIFAANTWRAFTPRAAQRALSGTPIAFIHLLSYTSACANPLIYCFMNRRFRKAFGATCAGWGCRRTCPRRLPEDEPPMASASLSKFSYTTVSSLGPP